A region of Chelonoidis abingdonii isolate Lonesome George chromosome 8, CheloAbing_2.0, whole genome shotgun sequence DNA encodes the following proteins:
- the STRIT1 gene encoding sarcoplasmic/endoplasmic reticulum calcium ATPase regulator DWORF gives MAELGAIPYSRFFVPALLVVGWIVGCALMVYIVFS, from the exons ATGGCAGAACTAG GGGCTATCCCGTACTCACGTTTTTTTGTACCCGCACTTCTTGTGGTTGGCTGGATTGTGGGTTGTGCATTAATGGTTTACATAGTCTTCTCTTGA